A part of Neoarius graeffei isolate fNeoGra1 chromosome 22, fNeoGra1.pri, whole genome shotgun sequence genomic DNA contains:
- the LOC132870715 gene encoding uncharacterized protein LOC132870715 isoform X2, protein MEVPEEGRNIKSSKYSQESTWRRFLNMCQRWLSMERCVARTLSQWPALQAYFNSSDDKEKPGHVKRCADAYVSEEMKLMYYFLQYALTKLNKFNILFQSHDCRVLELEKETEGLLKAYVLNFMKVDAVNIDDLSKVDYKCEEQQKSDDLTIGIQASRYLESISEDCDPAIITCFYRSVRAAYVAAVEKFLKKFPFGNPILKSVRILNPLHRTDVTEREGKERTSGPLTARKRRLSVWIHSFCCAHQ, encoded by the exons ATGGAAG TTCCAGAAGAAGGGAGGAATATAAAGAGTTCCAAATATTCACAGGAGTCGACATGGAGGAGGTTCTTAAACATGTGTCAAAGATGGCTGTCGATGGAAAGATGTGTTGCTAGAACCCTCTCCCAGTGGCCAGCATTACAAGCTTACTTTAACAGCAGTGATGACAAGGAAAAGCCTGGTCATGTCAAACGATGTGCTGATGCCTATGTAAGTGAAGAGATGAAGCTCATGTATTACTTTCTCCAGTATGCTCTCACAAAGTTGAATAAGTTCAATATTCTCTTTCAG TCTCATGACTGTCGTGTACTTGAGCTAGAGAAGGAAACAGAGGGTCTTTTGAAGGCTTACGTTCTGAACTTCATGAAAGTGGATGCTGTGAATATTGATGACCTATCAAAAGTAGATTATAAGTGTGAAGAACAGCAGAAATCTGATGATCTCACCATTGGCATACAAGCTTCCAGATACTTGGAATCCATCAGTGAGGACTGTGATCCTGCGATTATTACCTGTTTCTATAG GAGTGTAAGAGCTGCATATGTTGCTGCTGTGGAAAAGTTTTTAAAGAAGTTTCCCTTTGGAAACCCAATATTGAAGTCAGTAAGAATTCTAAATCCATTACACAGGACTGATGTGACAGAAAGAGAAG ggaaggaacgcacgtctggcccattgacagcgaggaaaagaaggctgtcagtgtggatacattcattctgttgcgctcatcaataa
- the LOC132870715 gene encoding uncharacterized protein LOC132870715 isoform X4, protein MEVPEEGRNIKSSKYSQESTWRRFLNMCQRWLSMERCVARTLSQWPALQAYFNSSDDKEKPGHVKRCADAYSHDCRVLELEKETEGLLKAYVLNFMKVDAVNIDDLSKVDYKCEEQQKSDDLTIGIQASRYLESISEDCDPAIITCFYRSVRAAYVAAVEKFLKKFPFGNPILKSVRILNPLHRTDVTEREAGKERTSGPLTARKRRLSVWIHSFCCAHQ, encoded by the exons ATGGAAG TTCCAGAAGAAGGGAGGAATATAAAGAGTTCCAAATATTCACAGGAGTCGACATGGAGGAGGTTCTTAAACATGTGTCAAAGATGGCTGTCGATGGAAAGATGTGTTGCTAGAACCCTCTCCCAGTGGCCAGCATTACAAGCTTACTTTAACAGCAGTGATGACAAGGAAAAGCCTGGTCATGTCAAACGATGTGCTGATGCCTAT TCTCATGACTGTCGTGTACTTGAGCTAGAGAAGGAAACAGAGGGTCTTTTGAAGGCTTACGTTCTGAACTTCATGAAAGTGGATGCTGTGAATATTGATGACCTATCAAAAGTAGATTATAAGTGTGAAGAACAGCAGAAATCTGATGATCTCACCATTGGCATACAAGCTTCCAGATACTTGGAATCCATCAGTGAGGACTGTGATCCTGCGATTATTACCTGTTTCTATAG GAGTGTAAGAGCTGCATATGTTGCTGCTGTGGAAAAGTTTTTAAAGAAGTTTCCCTTTGGAAACCCAATATTGAAGTCAGTAAGAATTCTAAATCCATTACACAGGACTGATGTGACAGAAAGAGAAG cagggaaggaacgcacgtctggcccattgacagcgaggaaaagaaggctgtcagtgtggatacattcattctgttgcgctcatcaataa
- the LOC132870715 gene encoding uncharacterized protein LOC132870715 isoform X3, producing MEVPEEGRNIKSSKYSQESTWRRFLNMCQRWLSMERCVARTLSQWPALQAYFNSSDDKEKPGHVKRCADAYVSEEMKLMYYFLQYALTKLNKFNILFQSHDCRVLELEKETEGLLKAYVLNFMKVDAVNIDDLSKVDYKCEEQQKSDDLTIGIQASRYLESISEDCDPAIITCFYRSVRAAYVAAVEKFLKKFPFGNPILKSVRILNPLHRTDVTEREGAGTAGSG from the exons ATGGAAG TTCCAGAAGAAGGGAGGAATATAAAGAGTTCCAAATATTCACAGGAGTCGACATGGAGGAGGTTCTTAAACATGTGTCAAAGATGGCTGTCGATGGAAAGATGTGTTGCTAGAACCCTCTCCCAGTGGCCAGCATTACAAGCTTACTTTAACAGCAGTGATGACAAGGAAAAGCCTGGTCATGTCAAACGATGTGCTGATGCCTATGTAAGTGAAGAGATGAAGCTCATGTATTACTTTCTCCAGTATGCTCTCACAAAGTTGAATAAGTTCAATATTCTCTTTCAG TCTCATGACTGTCGTGTACTTGAGCTAGAGAAGGAAACAGAGGGTCTTTTGAAGGCTTACGTTCTGAACTTCATGAAAGTGGATGCTGTGAATATTGATGACCTATCAAAAGTAGATTATAAGTGTGAAGAACAGCAGAAATCTGATGATCTCACCATTGGCATACAAGCTTCCAGATACTTGGAATCCATCAGTGAGGACTGTGATCCTGCGATTATTACCTGTTTCTATAG GAGTGTAAGAGCTGCATATGTTGCTGCTGTGGAAAAGTTTTTAAAGAAGTTTCCCTTTGGAAACCCAATATTGAAGTCAGTAAGAATTCTAAATCCATTACACAGGACTGATGTGACAGAAAGAGAAG GTGCTGGGACAGCAGGTAGTGGAtga
- the LOC132870715 gene encoding uncharacterized protein LOC132870715 isoform X1 gives MEVPEEGRNIKSSKYSQESTWRRFLNMCQRWLSMERCVARTLSQWPALQAYFNSSDDKEKPGHVKRCADAYVSEEMKLMYYFLQYALTKLNKFNILFQSHDCRVLELEKETEGLLKAYVLNFMKVDAVNIDDLSKVDYKCEEQQKSDDLTIGIQASRYLESISEDCDPAIITCFYRSVRAAYVAAVEKFLKKFPFGNPILKSVRILNPLHRTDVTEREAGKERTSGPLTARKRRLSVWIHSFCCAHQ, from the exons ATGGAAG TTCCAGAAGAAGGGAGGAATATAAAGAGTTCCAAATATTCACAGGAGTCGACATGGAGGAGGTTCTTAAACATGTGTCAAAGATGGCTGTCGATGGAAAGATGTGTTGCTAGAACCCTCTCCCAGTGGCCAGCATTACAAGCTTACTTTAACAGCAGTGATGACAAGGAAAAGCCTGGTCATGTCAAACGATGTGCTGATGCCTATGTAAGTGAAGAGATGAAGCTCATGTATTACTTTCTCCAGTATGCTCTCACAAAGTTGAATAAGTTCAATATTCTCTTTCAG TCTCATGACTGTCGTGTACTTGAGCTAGAGAAGGAAACAGAGGGTCTTTTGAAGGCTTACGTTCTGAACTTCATGAAAGTGGATGCTGTGAATATTGATGACCTATCAAAAGTAGATTATAAGTGTGAAGAACAGCAGAAATCTGATGATCTCACCATTGGCATACAAGCTTCCAGATACTTGGAATCCATCAGTGAGGACTGTGATCCTGCGATTATTACCTGTTTCTATAG GAGTGTAAGAGCTGCATATGTTGCTGCTGTGGAAAAGTTTTTAAAGAAGTTTCCCTTTGGAAACCCAATATTGAAGTCAGTAAGAATTCTAAATCCATTACACAGGACTGATGTGACAGAAAGAGAAG cagggaaggaacgcacgtctggcccattgacagcgaggaaaagaaggctgtcagtgtggatacattcattctgttgcgctcatcaataa